From Parasteatoda tepidariorum isolate YZ-2023 chromosome 1, CAS_Ptep_4.0, whole genome shotgun sequence, one genomic window encodes:
- the LOC107438268 gene encoding ATP-dependent DNA helicase PIF1-like, which yields MRTSSWSVERNSNLTSILRKLCEQLYREEEDLRQLDNQVRPGAVPEPPPFNDMYADPDSNTNDDLRLATLSRLRAIAKRRENLMPNEEFCQLMRATNLEQRSILLETIHHLTSQPLQPLLVFPTGPAGCGKTFVIRLIMEIYNKYGTTNAHCNAYLTCALTGKAAVAISGTIIHTARSLSTSLDNSLSSEALQQFGSLFQHIRLMLIDEVSKSDTSFGGLDVILVGDLRQLPPVKATPIFKQSKHYIGSKTWRSFKLHELTQVMRQSNVVFSTILTKIGNGDRLDDVELALVESKFVTEEQANRLCPQGIRLAYSNQTVEKYNREILENQPNQTISQAIDFFSGCDNEEQLECARRTLERKKITSRHRWITETFDIRPWAVWHHNDQH from the exons ATGAGAACATCATCATGGAGCGTAGAAAGGAATTCGAATCTAACATCAATATTGAGGAAACTATGTGAACAGTTATATCGTGAAGAAGAAGATTTGAGGCAACTAGACAATCAAGTTCGTCCGGGAGCAGTTCCAGAGCCACCTCCATTCAATGACATGTATGCGGATCCCGATTCAAACACCAACGATGATCTTCGTTTAGCAACTTTGAGTCGTCTCCGAGCGATTGCAAAGCGGAGAGAGAATTTAATGCCAAATGAAGAATTTTGCCAACTGATGCGAGCAACCAATCTTGAACAACGATCGATTTTACTAGAAACTATCCATCATTTAACATCGCAACCACTTCAACCATTGTTGGTGTTCCCGACGGGCCCAGCCGGATGCGGAAAAACCTTCGTGATTCGTCTGATCatggaaatttataataaatatggaaCTACAAATGCACATTGCAATGCGTACCTGACATGTGCTTTGACAGGAAAAGCTGCAGTGGCAATCAGCGGTACGATCATTCACACTGCTCGATCATTATCCACCAGCTTAGATAATAGCTTGAGTTCTGAAGCATTACAACAATTCGGATCATTATTTCAACACATTCGCTTGATGTTGATCGATGAAGTCA GCAAATCAGATACCTCTTTTGGAGGACTGGATGTCATACTGGTTGGAGATTTAAGACAACTCCCACCAGTGAAAGCCACACCCATCTTCAAACAATCGAAACATTATATTGGTTCAAAAACTTGGCGCTCATTCAAACTTCACGAACTCACCCAAGTCATGCGTCAATCAAATGTTGTATTTTCGACGATTTTGACGAAGATAGGAAATGGAGATCGATTGGATGATGTCGAACTTGCACTAGTGGAATCGAAATTTGTGACAGAAGAACAGGCTAATCGGTTATGCCCGCAGGGCATACGTCTGGCTTATTCCAACCAAACGGTTGAGAAATATAACAGAGAAATTCTAGAAAATCAACCAAATCAGACAATATCCCAGGCTATAGATTTCTTCTCAGGTTGTGACAACGAGGAACAACTTGAATGTGCACGTAGAAcacttgaaaggaaaaaaattaccagcAGACACCGGTGGATTACTGAAACGTTTGACATTCGTCCTTGGGCAGTATGGCATCATAACGACCAACATTGA
- the LOC107449304 gene encoding innexin inx2-like: protein MDKIFGSLKSLLKLNSTVIDNNVFRLHYKFTVIILLAFSILVTSKQYIGDPIDCISRDDIPNKVLDSFCWIHSTFSVESAWHKKVGEEVPYPGVDKFTPNEKRVYHAYYQWVCFVLFLQAIMFYIPRYLWKMWEGGKIRAIILGLNSPILNEEKKEDNRKVLVDYLTNHMGHHKLYAAEYFFCEVLNFINVVGQMYLMDAFLGGEFSSYGHKVFQFTEWDYSVRYDPMIHVFPRLTKCTFHRYGSSGDVQRHDAMCILPINIINEKIYVFLWFWFVLLAVFSSLILAFHLVIFVWPQSRFLVLRSRARLARPDYLDIVLRKCSLSDWFVLDLLCKNIDSLNYRDLINDLARRLERKAVDNTMP from the coding sequence ATGGATAAGATTTTCGGATCTTTAAAGAGTTTATTAAAGCTCAATTCCACTGTTATTGACAACAATGTATTTCGTTTGCATTATAAGTTTACTGTTATAATATTGCTTGCATTTAGCATTCTCGTTACTTCAAAGCAATATATTGGAGATCCGATTGACTGCATATCGAGGGATGACATTCCAAACAAAGTACTGGATTCGTTCTGTTGGATTCATTCCACATTTAGTGTGGAAAGCGCATGGCATAAAAAAGTAGGTGAAGAAGTACCATATCCTGGCGTGGATAAATTTACTCCTAATGAAAAACGTGTGTACCACGCATACTACCAGTGGGTATGTTTCGTTCTTTTTCTTCAAGCCATCATGTTTTATATTCCTCGATATTTATGGAAGATGTGGGAAGGAGGAAAAATTCGTGCCATAATTTTAGGTCTCAATTCTCCTATTTTAaacgaagaaaagaaagaagacaATCGCAAAGTGCTTGTTGATTATCTGACCAATCACATGGGGCATCATAAATTATATGCTGCTGAGTATTTCTTCTGcgaagttttgaattttatcaatGTTGTGGGACAAATGTATTTAATGGATGCTTTTCTTGGTGGTGAATTTTCTTCATATGGACACAAAGTATTCCAGTTCACTGAATGGGACTACTCTGTTCGTTACGACCCTATGATTCATGTCTTCCCGCGTCTCACTAAATGCACCTTCCATAGGTATGGTTCATCAGGTGATGTTCAGCGTCATGACGCTATGTGCATCCTTCCAATTAATATCATCAATGAAAAGATCTATGTCTTCTTGTGGTTTTGGTTTGTTCTTCTTGCTGTGTTCTCATCTTTGATTTTGGCATTCCATTTGGTGATTTTCGTCTGGCCTCAGTCTCGTTTCCTGGTTCTGAGATCTCGTGCGCGTTTAGCACGACCTGATTATTTGGACATCGTCCTGCGTAAATGTTCTCTCAGCGACTGGTTTGTTTTGGATCTCCTCTGTAAAAATATCGACAGTTTGAACTATCGGGACTTAATTAACGATTTAGCGCGAAGATTGGAGAGAAAAGCTGTTGACAATACAATGCCATGA
- the LOC122271552 gene encoding uncharacterized protein, with amino-acid sequence MGSAVMKRWKNTKDNFVRRIREMKEASNMRSQNGVRFKKKPRKYVFHDQLQFLYKLYDPSEYKYHFKKEKRSLVEEDIMADVDNSIVMFEESKSENETIEDKDEYILGIDTVDDALLDDTPQSTQLVPIGNKRSYDEVQLKLLNALEKMENTNPHISFVNSLLPTLNKLTPEQILDFQYGVLKLLKDITSSKSSERPSTSTSYF; translated from the coding sequence gTTCAGCTGTGATGAAAAGATGGAAGAACACAAAAGACAACTTTGTAAGAAGAATTAGAGAGATGAAAGAAGCATCGAATATGCGTAGTCAAAACGGTGTAAGGTTCAAGAAGAAGCCGAGGAAGTATGTATTTCATGATCAGCTGCAGTTTTTATACAAACTTTATGACCCATCAGAatataaataccattttaagaaagaaaaaagaagtctGGTTGAAGAAGACATCATGGCGGATGTCGACAATAGTATAGTTATGTTTGAAGAGTCAAAGTCAGAAAACGAAACGATTGAAGACAAAGACGAATATATTCTCGGGATTGATACTGTTGATGATGCACTACTGGATGACACTCCACAATCCACTCAATTGGTACCGATTGGAAATAAAAGAAGTTATGATGAAGTTCAGTTGAAACTGTTGAATGCGTTGGAAAAAATGGAGAACACGAACCCCCACATTTCCTTTGTGAATAGCTTGTTGCCTACCTTGAACAAGTTAACACCAgaacaaattttagattttcagtatggtgttttgaaacttttgaaagACATTACCTCTTCTAAATCATCTGAAAGACCTTCAACTAGTacttcttacttttaa
- the LOC107449189 gene encoding uncharacterized protein has product MTHSHTLLIQIHFPGRDDEATTSNESNPTDNATVLRLCQGRDDEATTSTSTGSRGPRGKNAQYYRDYRARKRAEQEKESLNRTSDPSTTADSSTIHVSGSVTSRKRKSAAEYQREYRERKKAKRDNILIYSLAVIPSISTGGFTTTHQSTIVDQLTTAGPSINPPTTAGPSTSSDIGFAKPTRRKTPAQYQREYRARKKAQRESTRAAKTNGGSMEIADENTSNIGDENARINPQVP; this is encoded by the exons atgacgcattcacatacattattaatacaaatacattttccagggcgagacgatgaggcaaccacaagcaatGAAagcaatcccacggacaatgcgacggtcttaaggttatgtcaag ggcgagacgatgaggcaaccacaagcacttccactggttcaagaggtccacgagggaaaaatgcacaatattaccgtgattacagagcacggaagcgggcggagcaggaaaaagagtcgttgaatagaactagtgatccttctacgactgctgattcttctacaattcaCGTCTCTGGATCAGTAACATCGAGGAAAAGGAAATCAGCCGCGGAATATCAGAGAGAGTACCGAGAACGTAAAAAAGCCAAACGTGACAATATACTCATTTATTCGCTAGCTGTAATTCCATCAATTTCGACGGGGGGATTTACTACCACTCATCAATCAACTATAGTAGACCAACTAACAACTGCTGGGCCTTCTATTAATCCACCAACGACTGCTGGGCCTTCGACGAGTAGTGATATTGGTTTTGCAAAGCCAACAAGGAGGAAAACACCCGCACAATATCAACGAGAATATAGAGCAAGGAAAAAAGCTCAACGGGAATCTACGAGGGCTGCGAAAACCAACGGCGGTTCAATGGAGATTGCTGATGAAAACACCAGCAATATTGGTGACGAAAATGCAAGGATAAATCCACAAGTCCCATAA